A window of the Vigna angularis cultivar LongXiaoDou No.4 chromosome 3, ASM1680809v1, whole genome shotgun sequence genome harbors these coding sequences:
- the LOC108325607 gene encoding zeatin O-glucosyltransferase, producing MALNDQNIPRQTKVVVLMIPFPAQAHLNQLLHLSRQIVAENIPVHYVGTATHIRQATLRHQNSIPNIHFHAFEVPPFVSPPPNPNNQESDFPSHLIPSFEASTHLREPVGKLLQSLSSQAKRVIVIHDSLMASVAQDAINMPNVENYTFHIFSAFNNAVYLWQEKGRPHVGDIHFPEIPSDEGCITTQFKGFLSAQYEFLNFSHGHIYNTSRAIECPYVDFLDRLGGGKKVWALGPLNLLAIEKKDSTRFRHPCMEWLDKQERNSVIYVSFGTTTTLTEEQIQQIATGLEQSKQKFIWVLRDADKGNIFDENEAKRHYLPNGFEERLKGMGVVVRDWAPQLEILSHPSTGGFMSHCGWNSCTESFSMGVPIATWPMHSDQPRNAALVTEVLKVGLVVKDWSQRNALVTASDVENCVRRLMQTKEGEEMRERAMRLKNDIHRAMNEGGVSRMEMESFISHITH from the coding sequence ATGGCTTTGAATGACCAAAACATTCCTCGTCAAACAAAAGTGGTGGTGCTTATGATACCTTTCCCAGCACAAGCTCACCTCAACCAACTTCTGCACCTCTCACGCCAAATCGTGGCAGAAAACATACCAGTCCATTATGTTGGCACTGCCACACACATTCGTCAGGCAACACTTCGACACCAAAACTCTATTCCCAACATTCATTTCCATGCCTTTGAAGTTCCACCCTTCGTTTCTCCTCCTCCCAACCCTAACAATCAAGAAAGTGATTTCCCATCTCATCTCATTCCTTCCTTTGAGGCCTCCACACACCTTCGGGAGCCTGTGGGAAAACTTCTTCAATCCCTTTCATCTCAAGCCAAAAGGGTCATAGTCATCCATGACTCCCTCATGGCATCAGTGGCACAAGATGCCATAAACATGCCTAACGTTGAAAACTACACTTTTCACATCTTCTCTGCCTTTAATAACGCTGTTTATCTTTGGCAAGAAAAAGGAAGGCCTCATGTTGGAGACATCCATTTCCCAGAAATTCCTTCTGACGAAGGATGCATCACAACCCAATTCAAGGGTTTTCTTTCTGCACAATATGAGTTCCTCAACTTCAGCCATGGTCATATTTACAACACCAGCAGGGCAATTGAATGTCCTTACGTTGACTTTCTGGACCGACTCGGTGGTGGCAAGAAAGTTTGGGCACTGGGGCCACTCAACCTTTTGGCCATTGAGAAGAAAGATTCAACACGATTCAGGCACCCATGCATGGAGTGGCTTGATAAACAAGAGCGAAATTCGGTGATATATGTGTCTTTTGGAACCACAACAACTTTGACAGAGGAACAAATCCAACAGATTGCAACTGGGTTGGAGCAAAGCAAACAGAAGTTCATCTGGGTGCTGAGAGATGCTGATAAAGGGAACATCTttgatgaaaatgaagcaaaAAGACATTATCTTCCAAATGGGTTCGAGGAGAGACTGAAAGGCATGGGGGTGGTTGTGAGGGATTGGGCACCCCAATTGGAAATTCTGAGCCACCCTTCAACAGGGGGGTTTATGAGTCACTGTGGATGGAACTCCTGCACGGAGAGCTTTTCCATGGGGGTGCCAATAGCAACGTGGCCCATGCACTCTGACCAACCAAGAAACGCAGCTTTGGTCACAGAAGTTCTGAAGGTTGGTCTGGTTGTGAAGGATTGGTCACAGAGGAATGCGTTAGTGACTGCATCAGATGTTGAGAATTGTGTGAGAAGGTTGATGCAAACAAAGGAAGGTGAGGAGATGCGAGAGAGAGCAATGAGGCTTAAAAATGACATCCACAGGGCCATGAATGAAGGTGGAGTTTCTCGAATGGAAATGGAATCTTTCATTTCTCACATCACTCACTAG
- the LOC108325566 gene encoding zeatin O-glucosyltransferase translates to MALNEENIPHESKVVVLVIPSPAQSHLNQLLRLSRQIVAHNIPVHYVSTITHIRQVTLRHQNSISDIHFHAFEVPPFVSPPPIPNNPESDFPSHLIPSFVAATQLREPVGKLLQSLSSQAKKVIIIHDALMASVAQDAINLPNVEKYIFHIFPAFVASVYFWEGQGRPPVEDIHFPEVPSDEGCLPAHFTDLLSTHDYNEFLNSNGDIYNTSRAIEGPYVDFMQRLNAGKKVWALGPLNLLAIEKNDSTEFRHPCMEWLDKQEPNSVIYVCFGTTTTFTEEQNHHIATGLEQSKQKFIWVLRDADKGNIFDGSEAKEHELPNGFEERVKGMGLVVRDWAPQSEILSHPSMGGFLSHCGWNSCLESLSMGVPIAAWPIHSDQPKNAALVTEVLKAGLVVRDWSQRRNELVTASHVENCVRRLMQTKEGEEMRERAVRLKNDIHRSTNEGGISRMEMESFISHITQ, encoded by the coding sequence ATGGCTTTGAATGAAGAAAACATTCCTCATGAAAGCAAAGTGGTGGTGCTTGTGATACCTTCTCCTGCACAGAGTCACCTCAACCAGCTTCTGCGCCTCTCACGCCAAATCGTGGCACACAACATACCTGTTCATTATGTTAGCACCATCACACACATTCGCCAGGTAACACTTCGACACCAAAACTCTATTTCAGACATCCATTTCCATGCCTTTGAAGTTCCACCCTTTGTTTCTCCTCCTCCCATTCCTAACAATCCAGAAAGTGATTTTCCATCTCATCTCATTCCTTCCTTTGTGGCCGCCACACAACTTCGGGAGCCTGTGGGAAAACTTCTTCAATCCCTTTCATCTCAAGCCAAAAAGGTCATAATCATCCATGATGCCCTCATGGCATCAGTGGCACAAGATGCCATAAACTTGCCAAATgttgaaaaatacatttttcacATCTTCCCTGCCTTTGTTGCCTCTGTTTATTTTTGGGAGGGACAAGGAAGACCCCCGGTTGAAGATATTCATTTCCCAGAAGTTCCTTCTGACGAAGGATGCCTCCCAGCCCATTTCACGGATCTTCTTTCTACACATGATTATAATGAATTTCTCAACTCCAATGGTGATATTTACAACACGAGCAGGGCAATTGAAGGTCCTTACGTTGACTTTATGCAGCGTCTCAATGCCGGCAAGAAGGTTTGGGCATTGGGGCCACTCAACCTTTTAGCCATTGAGAAGAATGATTCGACAGAATTTAGGCACCCATGCATGGAGTGGCTTGATAAGCAAGAGCCAAATTCAGTGATATATGTGTGTTTCGGTACCACAACAACTTTCACGGAGGAACAAAACCATCACATTGCAACTGGGTTGGAGCAAAGCAAACAGAAGTTCATCTGGGTGTTGAGAGATGCTGATAAAGGGAACATCTTTGATGGAAGTGAAGCAAAAGAGCATGAGCTTCCAAATGGGTTTGAGGAGAGAGTAAAAGGCATGGGGCTGGTTGTGAGGGATTGGGCACCCCAATCAGAAATTCTGAGCCACCCTTCAATGGGGGGTTTTTTGAGTCATTGTGGATGGAACTCCTGCTTGGAGAGCTTATCCATGGGGGTGCCAATAGCAGCGTGGCCCATCCACTCTGACCAACCAAAAAATGCAGCTTTGGTCACAGAAGTTCTGAAGGCTGGTTTGGTTGTGAGGGATTGGTCTCAGAGGAGGAATGAGTTGGTGACTGCATCACATGTTGAGAATTGTGTGAGAAGGTTGATGCAAACAAAGGAAGGTGAGGAGATGCGAGAGAGAGCAGTGAGGCTTAAAAATGACATTCATAGGTCCACGAATGAAGGTGGAATTTCTCGCATGGAAATGGAATCTTTCATTTCTCACATCACTCAATAG